The region AGGCTGCCGGCGGCATCGTTCAAGGGTGTCGCGGTGCCGTCCAAGGCGGTGTTCCTGGCCGACAACCGCAACTATGTGTTCGTGCGCACCGCCCCCAATACCTTCGAGCGCCGCCAGGTGCGCGTGGGTGTGACGCTGCCCGGCACCACCGAGCTGCTCGAAGGCGTGAAGGACGGCGAGACCGTGGTCAGCGAAGGCAACCTTTACCTGCAGGACATCCTGCGCGATGCCACCGCGGTGAACGCGGCGCGCGCGGCAGAGAAGCGCTGAGGACGGCTGCCCATGATTTCTCGCATCGTCAGCTTTGCCCTGCACCAGAAGCTCTTTGTCTGGCTGGGGCTGATCCTCTTCGTCGGAGGCGGCATCGCCGCGTTCAAGAACCTGCCGATCGAAGCCTTCCCGGATGTCTCCGACATCCAGGTCAACGTCATCACGCTGTACCCGGGGCGCGCCGCCGAAGAAGTGGAGCGCCAGGTCACGATCCCGATCGAGACCGCGCTGGCCGGCACGCCCAACGCGGTGCGGGTGTTCTCGCACACGCAGTTCGGCCTGTCGTTCATGATGGTGACCTTCAACGACAAGGCGACCGACGTGGCCGCGCGCCAGCAGATCCTGGAGCGGCTGCGCAGCGTGGATTTGCCCGACGGCGTGCATCCGGACCTGGCGCCGCTGTCCACCGCGATCGGCGAAATCTACCGCTTCCGGCTGACCGGCAAGGGCTATACGCCGCAGGAGCTGCGCACGCTGCAGGACTGGGTGGTCGAGAAGAACCTGCGCCAGGTGCCGGGCGTGGCCGACCTGGTCACCATCGGCGGCACCATCAAGCAGTATGAGGTCAACCCCAACCTGGCGCGCATGCGCGACGCCAGGATCTCGCTGTCTCAGTTGTTCACCGCGCTGCAGCGGGCCAATGCCAATGCCGGTGGCGGCGCGGTGGCGCACGGGCGCCAGCAGTTCCTGCTGCGCTCGCTGGGCAGCTTCCGCACCTCGGCCGATATCGCCAACGTGGTGGTGGCCGAGAACAACGGCACGCCGATCCTGGTCAAGGACATTGCCGACGTGCGCGTCGGCAGCGCGCCGCCGCAAGGCCTGATGGGCCAGGACGACGAGGACGACATCGTCTCGGGCATCGTGGTGATGCGCAAGGGCGAAAACCCGTCGCTGGTGCTGGACGCGCTGAAGAAGAAGATCGAGCTGCTCGACGACCAGATCCTGCCCAAGGGCGTGAAGATCGTGCCGTACTACGACCGCTCCACGCTGATCGACAAGACCCTGCACACGGTGTTCGGCAACCTGGTGGAGGGCGCGCTGCTGGTGATGGCGGTGCTGTACCTGTTCCTGGCCAACGTGCGCGCCGCGGCGATCGTCGCGCTGATCATCCCGCTGGCGCTGCTGTCCACCTTCATTGGCCTGACCTGGGTCGGGATTCCGGCCAACCTGCTGTCGCTGGGCGCGATGGACTTCGGTATCATCGTCGACGGCGCGGTGATCGTGGTCGAAAACATCTTCAAGCGGCTGGGCGAACTCAAGGCGCAGCAGATCCAGGACAGCCGGGCGCGCCTGCATGCGATCCTGCAGGCGACCACCGAGGTGGGCCGCCCGACCGTGTTCTCGATGGTCATCATCATCGCGGCGCACATTCCGATCTTCACGCTGCAGCGGCACGAGGGCAAGATCTTCGCGCCGATGGCCTATACGGTGACGGGGGCGCTGATCGGCTCGCTGATCCTGTCGCTGACGCTGGTGCCGCTGCTGTGCCACCTGTTGCTCAAGAAGAACATCGCGCACGACGACAACTTCCTGGTGCGCCACTGCAAGCGCCTCTACGCGCCGATGCTGGCC is a window of Cupriavidus taiwanensis LMG 19424 DNA encoding:
- a CDS encoding efflux RND transporter permease subunit — translated: MISRIVSFALHQKLFVWLGLILFVGGGIAAFKNLPIEAFPDVSDIQVNVITLYPGRAAEEVERQVTIPIETALAGTPNAVRVFSHTQFGLSFMMVTFNDKATDVAARQQILERLRSVDLPDGVHPDLAPLSTAIGEIYRFRLTGKGYTPQELRTLQDWVVEKNLRQVPGVADLVTIGGTIKQYEVNPNLARMRDARISLSQLFTALQRANANAGGGAVAHGRQQFLLRSLGSFRTSADIANVVVAENNGTPILVKDIADVRVGSAPPQGLMGQDDEDDIVSGIVVMRKGENPSLVLDALKKKIELLDDQILPKGVKIVPYYDRSTLIDKTLHTVFGNLVEGALLVMAVLYLFLANVRAAAIVALIIPLALLSTFIGLTWVGIPANLLSLGAMDFGIIVDGAVIVVENIFKRLGELKAQQIQDSRARLHAILQATTEVGRPTVFSMVIIIAAHIPIFTLQRHEGKIFAPMAYTVTGALIGSLILSLTLVPLLCHLLLKKNIAHDDNFLVRHCKRLYAPMLAWALDHKKLVVGAALGLLVVTVGAGKFLGSEFLPELDEGSMWVSFDLPASVSIDEARDQARLLRSVIRQTPEVNTTISKVGRPDDGTDPKLINTVEILVDLKPEKQWRAGLDKRAIIGEIDKHLRQLPGIEPNFSQPVRDNILESISQIKGQIVIKVQSDSLEHNKKVADQILANVQSVKGVMRAFIDRDGELPQYVLEFDRAQAARYGINVADVQDLMETALAGKAATELWEGEKHFSVAVRLKPSERALPNLPNIFMQTADGAQVPLSQLVTFRAASGAMNISRENGQRTTSIGIFIRDRDMGSVVKDMQKLVAKNVRADDVKISWSGEFENQERAMARLSIVVPLSVLVIFLLLFNAFKSFKSATLIISNIPFALIGGVFALLLTGIPLSVSAAIGFIALFGQAVLNGVVMVTYFNQLREEGMPVRQAVLTGSMDRLRTVLMTALLAMLGLFPMAISRAIGSETQRPLAIVIIGGLITATVLTLIVLPTLYEWMVGRNWPDEDAAAPDENRITPSISG